A single region of the Musa acuminata AAA Group cultivar baxijiao chromosome BXJ1-11, Cavendish_Baxijiao_AAA, whole genome shotgun sequence genome encodes:
- the LOC103971913 gene encoding mulatexin, whose product MEYSGQFASSRRPWLCCWLFVIPILSSAMVARGEPAEAPDDGSLCIGECSTCPVTCAPPSPPPPPPPDDRSLLCISKCDTCPVICTPPPPPSSSSPPPPSRATPSPSKPAPPAPEEGPKGGLSYPYYYFYTSEGTRCRVVHGILELLPLLLTSLSLFLR is encoded by the coding sequence ATGGAGTATAGTGGCCAGTTTGCCTCCTCAAGAAGGCCATGGCTGTGCTGTTGGCTCTTCGTCATCCCCATCCTGTCGTCCGCCATGGTTGCACGAGGTGAACCTGCGGAGGCACCGGACGACGGATCGCTGTGCATCGGCGAGTGCAGCACGTGTCCGGTCACATGCGCGCCGCcgtcgcctccgcctccgccgccgccggacGATAGGTCGTTGCTGTGCATCAGCAAATGTGACACGTGTCCGGTGATAtgcacgccgccgccgccgccatcatcatcatcaccgccTCCGCCTTCCCGGGCGACTCCGTCACCATCGAAACCGGCACCACCGGCTCCCGAGGAAGGGCCGAAAGGAGGGCTGTCATATCCATACTACTACTTCTACACGTCGGAAGGCACGAGGTGTCGCGTGGTTCACGGAATCCTCGagttgctgccgctgctgctcacTTCTCTTTCGCTGTTCCTCCGATGA